The Granulicella sibirica genome has a segment encoding these proteins:
- a CDS encoding tetratricopeptide repeat protein — protein MGFVARAMLGLLPVGLLAGGVAGAQSSGSVPDAPAPTAAAPCVPADASKTSAPGAKPCVTRSVSQQFPFPGEKPETPAAPDPVPGKAGAAGSVKDKFPYPGEEKPAAPKPGSAGDKFPYPGETKDSPDAAPETPDFAPDPDAPPRKPKGESGSSSSSSSSDDDAAPGDNPAAKEDDEKPGLKDEGSEGSTAHKRRLLHNRIPAQKPQTDDDRVAEDLSVAQFYQKTGNLNGAYMRVKDALKVQPNDPDVHLALAGVAEKLGKKDEAVAEYETYLKADPDTDEAKKARKALEKLRP, from the coding sequence ATGGGTTTTGTGGCGAGAGCGATGCTTGGGCTGCTGCCGGTCGGGTTGCTGGCGGGGGGAGTGGCGGGGGCGCAGAGTTCCGGGAGTGTTCCGGATGCTCCGGCCCCGACGGCTGCGGCTCCCTGTGTTCCGGCGGATGCCTCGAAGACGTCTGCCCCGGGGGCTAAGCCTTGCGTGACGCGGAGCGTGTCGCAGCAGTTTCCTTTCCCGGGAGAGAAGCCGGAGACACCGGCGGCTCCTGATCCTGTTCCTGGGAAGGCAGGGGCGGCGGGATCGGTGAAGGATAAGTTTCCGTATCCCGGGGAAGAGAAGCCTGCCGCGCCGAAGCCGGGATCGGCGGGGGATAAGTTTCCTTACCCGGGTGAGACGAAGGACTCGCCGGATGCGGCTCCGGAGACTCCGGACTTCGCCCCGGACCCGGATGCTCCTCCGAGGAAGCCGAAGGGTGAATCCGGGAGCAGCAGCAGTAGTTCGAGCTCGGACGACGATGCGGCTCCGGGAGATAATCCGGCGGCGAAAGAGGATGACGAGAAGCCGGGGTTGAAGGATGAGGGGAGCGAGGGGTCGACCGCGCATAAGCGGAGGCTGCTGCATAACCGCATTCCGGCGCAGAAGCCGCAGACGGATGATGACCGGGTGGCGGAGGATCTTTCGGTCGCGCAGTTCTACCAGAAGACGGGGAACCTGAACGGAGCGTATATGCGGGTCAAGGACGCGCTCAAGGTGCAGCCGAACGATCCGGACGTTCACCTGGCTCTGGCCGGCGTGGCGGAGAAGCTGGGGAAGAAGGATGAGGCGGTCGCGGAGTATGAGACGTACCTGAAGGCCGATCCGGATACGGATGAGGCGAAGAAGGCGCGGAAGGCTCTGGAGAAGCTTAGGCCATGA
- the lysA gene encoding diaminopimelate decarboxylase translates to MAIATSVTSGPRPFFYKVKKLVCGAVDLTALAKEHGTPLYVYSAEQIRYRLELFEGAFSGRAHTICYAVKANSSLAILKLLADAGAGFDIVSGGELERVRRASKAALKRVVFSGVGKQVWEIDAALKAGILLFNVESEAELSLLAERAKLAGVKARFALRVNPDVFAETHPYISTGLRDHKFGIAIGEARRIYRAAKKMGSLDAAGVSVHIGSQIRQVEPFGAALGRVLGLVKELREDGHSIRYVDAGGGLGIDYGMDASAVFDPAGQVERYAAALLAVMGDEGAHLLLEPGRFLVAQAGALVSRILFVKKNGTKTFVVTDAGMNDLIRPALYQAHHEIVPVKQPSGASEAVDIVGPVCESGDFFARDRVMPKVKVGDLVAVLDAGAYGMSLASNYNTRGRPAEVLVDGDRCDVIRRRETVKDMLALERMPG, encoded by the coding sequence ATGGCTATTGCTACGTCTGTTACGTCCGGACCGCGTCCGTTTTTTTATAAGGTTAAGAAGCTTGTGTGTGGGGCTGTGGATCTGACTGCCCTGGCTAAGGAGCACGGGACTCCGCTTTATGTGTATTCGGCGGAGCAGATCCGGTATCGGCTTGAGTTGTTTGAAGGGGCGTTCTCCGGGCGAGCGCATACGATCTGCTACGCGGTGAAGGCGAATTCGTCGCTGGCGATTTTGAAGCTGCTGGCGGATGCCGGGGCTGGGTTCGATATCGTTTCGGGCGGGGAGTTGGAGCGGGTTCGGCGGGCTTCAAAGGCGGCGCTGAAGCGAGTGGTGTTTTCCGGGGTGGGGAAGCAGGTCTGGGAGATCGATGCGGCGCTGAAGGCGGGGATCCTGCTGTTCAACGTGGAGTCGGAGGCGGAGCTTTCGCTGCTGGCGGAGAGAGCGAAGCTGGCGGGGGTGAAGGCGCGGTTTGCGCTGCGGGTGAATCCGGATGTGTTTGCGGAGACGCATCCGTATATCTCGACCGGGCTGCGGGACCATAAGTTTGGGATCGCGATTGGTGAGGCTCGGAGGATTTATAGGGCGGCGAAGAAGATGGGTTCGCTCGATGCGGCTGGGGTGAGCGTGCATATCGGTTCGCAGATACGGCAGGTTGAGCCGTTTGGCGCGGCGCTGGGGCGCGTGCTCGGGTTGGTGAAGGAGCTGCGGGAGGATGGGCACTCGATCCGGTACGTGGATGCCGGGGGTGGGTTGGGAATTGATTATGGGATGGACGCTTCGGCTGTGTTCGATCCCGCTGGGCAGGTGGAGCGGTACGCCGCGGCTCTGCTCGCGGTGATGGGAGATGAGGGCGCTCATCTTCTGCTGGAGCCTGGGCGGTTTCTGGTGGCGCAGGCGGGGGCTTTGGTCAGCCGGATACTGTTTGTGAAGAAGAACGGGACAAAGACGTTCGTGGTGACGGATGCGGGGATGAACGATTTGATCAGGCCGGCGCTGTACCAGGCGCATCATGAGATCGTTCCGGTGAAGCAGCCTTCGGGTGCGAGCGAGGCGGTGGATATCGTTGGGCCGGTGTGCGAGTCCGGAGATTTCTTCGCCCGGGATCGGGTGATGCCAAAGGTGAAGGTGGGGGACCTGGTGGCGGTGCTCGATGCGGGGGCTTATGGGATGAGCTTGGCTTCGAACTACAACACGCGGGGGCGTCCGGCGGAGGTGCTGGTGGATGGGGACCGGTGCGATGTGATCCGGCGGCGGGAGACGGTGAAGGACATGCTCGCGCTGGAGCGGATGCCGGGGTGA
- a CDS encoding PspC domain-containing protein, which produces MTGERGTGWFERTVGEIEEAFVLPKGSGKLVRPRFPRRIAGVCSGLAEYFGWNLAGVRVMFVVCSVASSGLIAVLYAVLWVVIPEGQFELAENAGTTAS; this is translated from the coding sequence ATGACCGGAGAACGTGGGACGGGTTGGTTCGAGCGGACGGTGGGTGAGATTGAGGAGGCGTTTGTGCTTCCGAAGGGGAGCGGGAAGCTGGTAAGGCCGCGCTTTCCGCGCAGGATCGCTGGCGTTTGCTCGGGACTAGCAGAGTACTTTGGGTGGAACCTTGCGGGTGTGCGGGTGATGTTCGTGGTTTGCTCGGTGGCGTCTTCGGGGCTGATCGCAGTGTTGTATGCGGTGCTTTGGGTGGTGATTCCGGAAGGGCAGTTTGAGTTGGCGGAGAATGCGGGGACGACTGCTTCCTGA
- a CDS encoding acyloxyacyl hydrolase, translating to MSFFQFLTVGCGRRSSTMVVGLGLLAGSVGSTMGWGQAFSSSVDSAGGTPVVAATASGGQVAANAFGSERSRPLEYGVIVQGGKGFTDNRDDFKFIMAGIHAGKVLTDDFGLGVLKGNFEYAVEIFPFWQSYTPKFQRANCVPITGSTVISCSGLYTTGGTYSGVSVTPIILRWNFKGTGKFVPWAQGAGGLLWTNHKYPAFGSPILNLGNDGPNTDASVFNFTPQGGVGFHYFVKPKRSVDFGINAVHISSASLGDKNPGVNASVQFNVGYTFWK from the coding sequence TTGTCTTTCTTTCAATTCCTGACGGTAGGTTGTGGGCGGCGCTCGTCGACGATGGTGGTGGGTCTGGGGCTTCTGGCGGGATCTGTTGGATCTACGATGGGATGGGGACAGGCCTTCTCGTCGAGCGTGGATAGTGCCGGAGGGACTCCAGTGGTTGCGGCTACTGCGAGCGGCGGGCAGGTGGCGGCAAATGCTTTCGGGAGCGAGCGCTCGCGGCCGCTTGAGTATGGCGTTATCGTGCAGGGTGGCAAGGGATTTACCGATAATCGAGACGACTTCAAGTTCATCATGGCCGGGATTCATGCAGGCAAGGTGCTTACGGATGATTTTGGGCTGGGAGTGTTGAAGGGCAACTTCGAGTATGCGGTGGAGATATTTCCCTTCTGGCAGTCCTATACGCCGAAGTTTCAACGGGCGAACTGCGTTCCGATCACGGGATCAACGGTGATTAGCTGCTCAGGACTGTATACGACGGGTGGGACGTATTCGGGCGTGTCGGTGACGCCGATCATTCTGCGTTGGAACTTCAAGGGGACGGGTAAGTTCGTGCCGTGGGCCCAAGGGGCGGGTGGGCTGCTGTGGACGAACCACAAGTATCCAGCGTTTGGGTCGCCGATTTTGAACCTGGGGAACGATGGGCCGAATACGGATGCGAGTGTGTTCAACTTTACGCCGCAGGGCGGGGTGGGTTTCCACTACTTCGTGAAGCCGAAGCGTTCCGTCGATTTCGGGATCAATGCGGTGCATATTTCGAGCGCCAGCCTTGGGGATAAGAATCCGGGCGTGAATGCGTCGGTGCAATTCAACGTGGGGTACACGTTCTGGAAGTAG
- a CDS encoding TIGR03435 family protein: MSEKIFVRLLRLYPASFRKRYEGEAMLLIRDRFRDETGFVRRARLWWDLVVDALGGLPSAYRNSYGATEDLLSLGAASGPSFHVLVDEPLGQGSIFVAGMTSLMVLLLVAFELGRPIAYQSIYGANGQMSPVEAVVQRLNRGSAGDSGGSDFQQSSRAARAGGPGSQTPASGGSGSEAAMLMTSQSDKPAKMSFEVASIRVSKPGTFTPPNFALDGGDSYAPFADPGGQFLADFPLSVYIQFAYQLPASPERTEAMLARLPKWVTTDHFEIRAKADGHPTKDQMRLMLQSLLADRFGLVAHFETQETPVLALLLDKPGKTGPNLRSHAEGPPCNDHPDGPTPHSAMKADGVFPPDCGSFMLVPAANHEMMIGSRDATMKTIADTLPSVGRLGRPLVDETGLAGRFDFTMHWEREAASASQAWAEAPAELQGPTFQEALKDQLGLKLKATRAPVDFLVVDHVERPSEN; encoded by the coding sequence ATGTCTGAGAAGATATTCGTCCGATTGCTTCGGCTTTATCCCGCGAGCTTCCGCAAGCGGTATGAGGGTGAGGCCATGCTGCTGATCCGGGATCGCTTTCGGGACGAGACGGGGTTTGTGAGAAGAGCGCGGTTGTGGTGGGATCTTGTGGTCGATGCTTTGGGTGGACTGCCGTCGGCTTACCGGAACTCGTACGGCGCGACTGAGGACTTGCTTTCGCTTGGCGCGGCGAGCGGTCCTTCGTTTCATGTGTTGGTGGATGAACCGCTGGGGCAGGGATCGATCTTTGTTGCCGGAATGACATCGTTGATGGTGCTCTTGCTGGTTGCGTTTGAGTTGGGGCGGCCTATTGCGTATCAGTCGATCTATGGGGCGAATGGGCAGATGTCTCCGGTTGAGGCTGTGGTTCAACGGCTGAATCGGGGTTCGGCGGGGGACTCGGGGGGGAGTGATTTTCAGCAGAGCTCGAGGGCGGCACGGGCGGGTGGGCCGGGGTCACAGACTCCGGCTTCGGGCGGGTCAGGGTCTGAAGCCGCCATGTTGATGACGAGCCAATCGGATAAGCCGGCGAAGATGTCGTTTGAGGTGGCTTCGATCCGGGTGAGCAAGCCGGGGACGTTTACTCCGCCTAACTTTGCTCTGGATGGTGGAGATTCCTATGCACCGTTCGCGGATCCTGGCGGGCAGTTCCTTGCGGATTTTCCGCTCTCCGTTTATATCCAGTTTGCTTATCAGCTTCCGGCCTCGCCGGAGCGGACTGAAGCGATGCTTGCCCGGCTACCGAAGTGGGTGACTACGGATCACTTCGAGATACGGGCGAAGGCGGATGGTCATCCGACTAAAGACCAGATGCGGTTGATGCTGCAGTCGCTGCTGGCGGATCGATTCGGGCTGGTGGCTCACTTCGAGACGCAGGAGACTCCTGTGTTGGCCCTGCTTCTGGATAAACCGGGTAAGACGGGACCTAATCTTCGCTCGCACGCAGAGGGTCCGCCGTGCAATGACCATCCGGATGGTCCGACGCCGCACAGCGCGATGAAGGCGGATGGGGTGTTTCCGCCGGATTGCGGGTCGTTCATGCTTGTGCCCGCGGCGAACCACGAGATGATGATCGGGTCGAGGGATGCGACGATGAAGACGATTGCCGATACGCTTCCGTCGGTGGGGAGACTTGGAAGGCCGCTGGTGGACGAGACGGGACTGGCCGGGAGATTCGACTTCACGATGCATTGGGAGCGGGAGGCTGCGAGTGCGTCGCAGGCGTGGGCGGAGGCACCGGCTGAGCTTCAGGGACCCACGTTTCAGGAGGCTTTGAAGGATCAGCTTGGACTGAAGCTGAAGGCGACTCGAGCGCCGGTGGATTTTCTTGTCGTCGACCATGTCGAGAGGCCCTCGGAGAACTAG
- a CDS encoding PadR family transcriptional regulator, translating to MPKRKLDPLPAAAFQIMLSLADGDLHGYAIMRQVEEQTGGRLRLGPGTLYGSIQALLEGELIEEVYRSDDSPDSLDKSVRLERRRYYRLTVAGRDVARAEAEKMADVLRVARARKILGEDYV from the coding sequence ATGCCGAAACGAAAACTTGATCCTTTACCCGCGGCGGCGTTTCAGATCATGCTTTCGCTTGCGGATGGCGATCTTCATGGATACGCGATTATGCGGCAGGTCGAAGAGCAGACGGGGGGCCGGCTTCGGCTTGGGCCGGGGACTCTGTATGGGTCGATTCAGGCGTTGCTGGAGGGAGAGTTGATCGAGGAGGTGTATCGATCGGACGATTCTCCAGATTCTCTAGACAAGAGTGTCCGGCTGGAGCGGCGGCGGTATTACAGGCTGACCGTTGCTGGAAGAGACGTCGCGAGGGCCGAGGCGGAGAAGATGGCCGATGTGTTGCGCGTCGCTCGAGCCCGCAAGATCCTGGGGGAGGATTATGTCTGA
- a CDS encoding pyridoxal-dependent decarboxylase has protein sequence MHLSEATGSTSLDPADWQAFRTQAHSMLDDMLGHIETIRERPVWQQTPDDIRATFNTPLPTEGTSLETIQHEFMTSIVPYTAANIHPGFMGWVQGGGSPAGFLAEILAAGLNANVGGRNQVPLDVERLVTGWMRDLFGFPASASGICLTGTSMANFVAVVIARYARLGANVRRTGLNTDQPRVTAYASRAVHGSLARALDMAGLGSESLRSIAIDAHGRIDLLDLQRRIAEDRAAGLSPFLVAGTAGTVDTGAIDDLDALANICAQEALWFHVDGALGALAMLSPTLAPRLRGIERADSLAFDFHKWGQVPYEAGFLLVRDGDLHRQAFESPCAYLSREEQGLAAGSLWPCDLGPELSRSFRGLKVWMTFKTYGTRKLASVIEHTCDLAQYLAQRIAEIPELELLAPVELNIVCLRYRFQADNDLSNRLNRALVVRLQLAGAVAPSTTTLNGKVAIRAAIVNHRTTHKEIDTLIEETLALGRELQPITPAARERFLLNQRLQSLDQQLSTKNLPEHDEVELLVERAMLLTQTGRTLEARSDHLRVLALNPKHKTNLLELGRLLVAAGQRNAARVVYTEAVKHYPDDLPSRVNLGSALLQTGEAAAAREQYEYVLSIDPNLPQAHGGMYYALGLLGEHAEAEVHRRKGFSQKNLFETPYRGKDDPISLILLVSSSGGNTPVEKLLDDQIFRTHVLVADFYDPTQPLPPHDLIFNGIGDVDTSTEALRAAESLVRGDSRVLNQPTAVLATSRRDNARRLATLEGVRTARTEIYPHSLLAGGEALAALERDGFRFPLLLRTPGFHMGQHFIKVDSPEHLHDQVTELPGAGREGSELLVIESLDARGHDGCSRKYRVMMIDGELYPLHLAISPNWKIHYFSADMKDRPDHREEEARFLTNMEETLGKRAMTGLHGVRDALGLDYCGIDFGLDPEGNVLLFEANANMVVEQPDEDPRWDYRRTAVARIHAAVRQMLTRIPVAV, from the coding sequence ATGCACCTAAGTGAAGCCACCGGATCGACCTCGCTCGATCCTGCCGACTGGCAAGCCTTCCGCACCCAGGCCCACAGCATGCTCGACGACATGCTCGGCCACATCGAGACAATCCGCGAACGCCCCGTCTGGCAGCAAACCCCAGACGATATCCGGGCCACCTTCAACACCCCACTCCCCACCGAAGGCACCAGTCTCGAGACAATTCAGCACGAATTCATGACCTCCATCGTCCCGTACACCGCCGCGAACATCCACCCAGGCTTCATGGGCTGGGTTCAGGGAGGCGGTTCCCCGGCAGGTTTCCTTGCCGAGATCCTCGCCGCCGGGCTCAACGCAAACGTAGGCGGCCGAAACCAGGTCCCCCTCGACGTAGAGCGTCTGGTCACCGGATGGATGCGAGACCTGTTCGGCTTCCCCGCAAGCGCCAGCGGCATCTGCCTCACCGGAACCTCCATGGCGAACTTCGTCGCCGTAGTCATAGCCCGCTACGCGCGTCTCGGCGCAAACGTACGTAGAACCGGTCTCAACACCGACCAGCCCAGAGTCACCGCCTACGCATCTCGAGCCGTACACGGAAGTCTCGCCAGGGCTCTCGATATGGCCGGCCTGGGCAGTGAAAGCCTGCGCAGCATAGCCATCGACGCCCACGGCCGCATCGATCTTCTCGACCTTCAAAGGCGCATAGCCGAAGACCGCGCAGCAGGCCTCTCCCCGTTCCTCGTAGCAGGAACCGCCGGAACCGTAGACACGGGAGCCATCGACGACCTGGACGCCCTCGCAAACATCTGCGCACAGGAAGCTCTCTGGTTTCACGTCGACGGAGCCCTGGGAGCACTCGCCATGCTCTCCCCAACCCTCGCCCCGCGCCTCAGGGGCATCGAACGCGCAGACTCCCTCGCCTTCGACTTCCACAAGTGGGGACAGGTCCCCTACGAAGCCGGCTTCCTCCTCGTCCGCGACGGAGACCTCCATCGCCAGGCCTTCGAGTCGCCCTGCGCTTATCTCTCGCGCGAGGAGCAAGGCCTCGCCGCAGGTTCGCTATGGCCCTGCGACCTCGGCCCCGAGCTCTCCCGTAGCTTCCGCGGCCTCAAGGTCTGGATGACTTTCAAAACCTACGGCACCCGGAAGCTTGCATCCGTTATCGAACACACCTGCGATCTCGCCCAATATCTCGCACAACGCATCGCCGAAATCCCGGAACTCGAGCTACTAGCCCCGGTGGAGCTAAACATCGTCTGCCTTCGCTACCGCTTCCAGGCGGACAACGACCTAAGCAATCGCCTCAACCGCGCCCTCGTAGTCCGCCTCCAGTTGGCCGGAGCAGTAGCACCGTCCACAACGACCCTAAACGGCAAGGTAGCCATCCGAGCCGCAATCGTGAACCATCGCACCACACACAAAGAGATCGACACCCTCATCGAAGAAACGCTCGCGCTCGGCCGGGAACTCCAGCCGATAACTCCCGCGGCAAGAGAAAGGTTCCTCCTGAACCAGCGCCTCCAATCCCTTGACCAGCAGCTATCGACGAAGAACCTCCCGGAGCATGACGAAGTAGAGCTCCTCGTCGAGCGAGCAATGCTCCTCACTCAGACAGGACGCACCCTCGAAGCAAGAAGCGATCATCTCCGCGTCCTCGCCCTGAACCCAAAGCACAAGACCAACCTCCTCGAGCTCGGCCGCCTGCTCGTAGCGGCAGGCCAGCGAAACGCCGCCAGGGTCGTCTACACCGAGGCCGTCAAGCACTATCCCGACGACCTCCCCAGCCGCGTCAATCTCGGCAGCGCCCTCCTCCAAACCGGCGAAGCCGCCGCAGCCCGCGAGCAGTACGAATACGTCCTGAGCATCGATCCCAACCTGCCGCAGGCCCACGGCGGCATGTACTACGCCCTAGGCCTCCTGGGCGAGCACGCCGAAGCCGAGGTACATCGCAGAAAAGGCTTCAGCCAGAAGAACCTCTTCGAAACCCCGTACCGTGGCAAAGACGACCCCATCTCGCTCATCCTCCTCGTCTCCTCATCCGGCGGCAACACCCCGGTCGAAAAGCTCCTCGACGACCAGATCTTTCGAACCCACGTCCTCGTAGCGGACTTTTACGATCCGACCCAGCCCCTCCCGCCCCACGACCTCATCTTCAATGGAATCGGCGACGTCGACACCTCCACGGAGGCCCTCCGAGCCGCAGAGTCTCTCGTGCGCGGCGACTCCCGCGTCCTTAACCAACCCACCGCCGTTCTCGCCACAAGCCGCCGCGACAACGCCAGGCGTCTCGCCACTCTGGAAGGGGTTCGCACCGCCCGCACCGAGATCTACCCGCACTCTCTCCTGGCCGGCGGCGAAGCCCTCGCCGCGCTCGAACGCGATGGCTTTCGCTTTCCTCTCCTCCTCCGCACACCCGGCTTCCACATGGGCCAGCATTTTATAAAAGTCGACTCGCCCGAGCACCTCCACGATCAAGTCACCGAACTCCCCGGCGCCGGCAGAGAAGGCTCTGAACTTCTGGTCATTGAGTCCCTCGACGCCCGCGGTCACGACGGATGCTCCCGGAAGTATCGCGTCATGATGATTGACGGTGAGCTCTACCCGCTTCACCTGGCAATCTCACCGAACTGGAAGATCCATTACTTCAGCGCCGACATGAAAGACCGCCCCGACCATCGCGAAGAAGAGGCCCGCTTCCTCACCAACATGGAAGAGACTCTAGGAAAGCGAGCCATGACCGGCCTCCACGGCGTCCGCGACGCGCTGGGCCTCGACTACTGCGGCATCGACTTCGGCCTCGACCCCGAAGGAAACGTCCTCCTCTTCGAGGCGAACGCCAATATGGTCGTCGAGCAGCCGGACGAAGACCCACGCTGGGACTACCGCCGCACCGCCGTTGCCCGCATCCACGCAGCCGTCCGGCAGATGCTCACAAGAATCCCAGTCGCCGTCTAG
- a CDS encoding tetratricopeptide repeat protein: MKCRRAIRFGVASVLFGALLGGPALAQKGDSGGHTDPLNLDPAVRDGYEHFYNLDYDGAEARFDAVQKAHSGEPMAYNYLLMVTIFRELYHQDLLDTTYYAHDSFLSSKRTVVVADETRKKIESLTDKVTDMCDQRIKTNGQDKNAYFARGYAEGLHAAFITLADHSFTAAARQGYAARSDSEKTLKIDPMYADAKMAVGIQQFAVASLPRFIRMMVGIVGVGGNKEKGLELLRDSATHGVATSVESRTTLSLFLRHDARYPEALEVQRGLAEQYPHDYLFRLEQANLTKDEGNGPKAIEAYRAVLADAKRPGYFVDARLQMTYFGLGDTQRGQNDIRGAAENYLLAASQPKCSDWLRRRAQLNAGEMLDLLHERDQAVKQYQMAAAPSGDQSQADLAKKYMKTAYAGK, translated from the coding sequence ATGAAGTGTAGACGAGCGATACGGTTTGGAGTTGCATCTGTTTTGTTCGGGGCTTTGCTGGGCGGGCCGGCCCTGGCGCAGAAGGGGGATTCGGGGGGGCACACGGATCCGTTGAACCTCGATCCGGCGGTTCGGGATGGCTACGAGCACTTCTATAACCTTGATTACGACGGGGCAGAGGCGCGGTTCGATGCGGTGCAGAAGGCGCATTCGGGTGAGCCGATGGCCTACAACTACCTGTTGATGGTGACGATCTTCCGGGAACTGTATCACCAGGATCTGCTGGATACGACGTACTACGCGCATGACTCGTTTCTTTCGTCGAAGAGAACGGTTGTGGTGGCGGATGAGACGCGGAAGAAGATCGAGTCTCTGACGGACAAGGTCACCGACATGTGCGACCAGAGAATCAAGACCAATGGGCAGGACAAGAATGCTTACTTCGCGCGCGGGTACGCAGAGGGATTGCATGCGGCGTTCATCACGCTGGCCGATCATAGCTTTACGGCGGCGGCGCGGCAGGGGTATGCGGCGAGGAGTGATAGCGAGAAGACACTGAAGATCGATCCGATGTATGCGGACGCGAAGATGGCTGTGGGGATACAGCAGTTCGCGGTCGCGAGTCTGCCGCGCTTCATACGGATGATGGTGGGGATTGTGGGGGTGGGAGGAAATAAAGAGAAAGGGCTGGAGTTGCTTCGCGATTCGGCGACACATGGGGTGGCGACAAGCGTGGAGTCGCGGACGACGCTGTCGTTGTTCCTGCGGCATGATGCGCGGTATCCGGAGGCGCTGGAGGTGCAACGGGGGCTGGCGGAGCAGTATCCGCACGACTATCTTTTCCGGCTTGAGCAGGCGAATCTGACGAAGGATGAAGGTAATGGCCCGAAGGCCATTGAGGCGTATCGAGCGGTGCTGGCGGATGCGAAGAGGCCGGGCTACTTTGTCGACGCTCGGCTACAGATGACCTACTTCGGGCTTGGGGATACGCAGAGGGGGCAGAACGATATTCGCGGGGCGGCGGAGAATTATTTGCTGGCGGCTTCGCAGCCGAAGTGCTCGGACTGGCTGAGGCGGAGGGCGCAGTTGAACGCGGGGGAGATGCTGGATCTGCTGCATGAGCGGGATCAGGCCGTGAAGCAGTACCAGATGGCGGCGGCCCCTTCGGGGGATCAGTCGCAGGCGGACCTGGCGAAGAAGTATATGAAGACGGCTTATGCGGGGAAGTGA
- a CDS encoding DinB family protein produces MAGWVSLPWMHPVLQKLQRELHDGLAGLSAEQTQTRRGPDKWNIQQIVEHLLLTYESTRLLVEGRIAKGTPTKAMPTVQQRLGQFVIVTMGRFPGGRISPVMVSPPEGTVRMMSAKELDARVAEELYPMDALFAEAERMWGPSRRCMTHGALGSMTAQQWRRFHFVHGEHHLRQILATRTVMGV; encoded by the coding sequence ATGGCGGGATGGGTTAGTCTCCCGTGGATGCATCCCGTTCTACAGAAGCTGCAGCGCGAACTTCATGATGGGCTGGCGGGACTGTCTGCTGAACAGACGCAGACGCGGCGCGGTCCGGACAAGTGGAATATTCAACAGATCGTTGAGCATCTTCTTCTGACGTATGAGTCGACGCGCTTGCTGGTGGAGGGGCGGATCGCCAAGGGGACGCCGACGAAGGCGATGCCGACGGTGCAACAGCGGCTAGGGCAGTTCGTTATTGTGACCATGGGGCGGTTTCCCGGGGGGCGTATCTCGCCGGTGATGGTGAGTCCGCCGGAGGGAACGGTTCGGATGATGTCCGCCAAGGAACTGGATGCGCGTGTGGCGGAGGAACTCTATCCGATGGATGCGCTGTTTGCCGAAGCGGAGAGGATGTGGGGGCCGTCGCGGCGATGCATGACGCATGGCGCGCTGGGGTCCATGACCGCGCAGCAGTGGAGGCGATTCCACTTTGTGCATGGCGAGCACCATCTGCGGCAGATCCTGGCTACGCGGACGGTGATGGGCGTTTGA
- a CDS encoding YebC/PmpR family DNA-binding transcriptional regulator: MSGHSKWATIKHKKGALDAKRGKIFTRLIKEVTIAAKTGGGDPDGNPRLRGAIAAAKAENMPADNIKRAIQRGTGELEGVNYEEITYEGYGPGGVALIVDVLTDNKNRAVSEIRHAFTKNGGNLGESNSVSWMFTKKGVIVVSKTAANEDKLTEIVLDAGAEDLSDEGDTWEVLCDPKDFEAVTEALKTAKIPAEHAEVTKIASTYTKLEGASANQMIRLLETLEDLDDTQNVYSNFDFDEAPVAQ; encoded by the coding sequence ATGTCCGGCCATTCAAAATGGGCGACTATCAAGCACAAGAAGGGCGCGCTGGATGCCAAGCGCGGCAAGATCTTCACACGTCTGATCAAGGAAGTCACGATTGCCGCCAAGACGGGCGGGGGTGATCCGGATGGAAATCCGCGACTGCGTGGGGCTATCGCTGCTGCCAAGGCTGAGAATATGCCGGCGGATAACATCAAGCGGGCGATCCAGCGTGGAACGGGCGAGCTTGAGGGCGTGAACTACGAAGAGATCACGTACGAGGGCTACGGGCCGGGTGGAGTGGCACTGATCGTCGATGTGCTGACGGATAACAAGAATCGCGCGGTGAGCGAGATCCGGCATGCCTTTACGAAGAACGGCGGGAACCTGGGCGAGTCGAACTCGGTTTCGTGGATGTTCACGAAAAAGGGCGTGATTGTTGTCTCGAAGACGGCTGCCAATGAGGACAAGCTGACGGAGATCGTGCTCGATGCGGGTGCGGAGGATCTTTCGGACGAGGGAGATACCTGGGAGGTGCTTTGCGATCCCAAGGACTTCGAGGCCGTGACCGAAGCTCTGAAGACGGCGAAGATTCCGGCCGAACATGCGGAAGTGACGAAGATTGCTTCGACTTATACGAAGCTTGAGGGGGCTTCGGCGAATCAGATGATTCGTCTGCTGGAGACGCTTGAGGACCTGGATGATACGCAGAATGTGTATTCCAACTTCGACTTCGATGAGGCTCCGGTGGCGCAGTAG